In Spirosoma aureum, a single genomic region encodes these proteins:
- a CDS encoding DUF2911 domain-containing protein has protein sequence MKHLHFLPVAFTILITLSSLPIAQAQLKVPAASPSQTTKQSFALGDITLEYSRPAVKGRSIFGDLVPYDKVWRTGANATSKITFSSDVKLEGKEVKAGTYGLFTIPGKTSWEVMLSKDLDLGANVGDYKKENEVVRVQVKPTTLANKVETFTINIADILPSSAVLEIMWDKTRVPVAITADIDQTIVKNIEASLASDKPAYFEAASYYYDTNRDLKQALGWVTKATEQNPKAFWVMLLKARIELKLKEKSSAIASAEKTVALATEAKNADYVKMANDLIATAKK, from the coding sequence ATGAAGCACCTACATTTCCTGCCAGTTGCCTTTACCATTCTAATTACGCTTTCTTCACTCCCAATCGCTCAGGCTCAGCTTAAAGTGCCCGCTGCCAGTCCTTCACAAACCACTAAACAAAGCTTCGCCCTGGGTGATATTACACTCGAGTACTCAAGACCGGCCGTAAAAGGACGGAGCATCTTCGGCGATCTGGTTCCTTATGATAAAGTATGGCGGACGGGGGCCAACGCAACTTCAAAAATTACCTTTTCATCGGATGTGAAACTAGAAGGGAAAGAGGTGAAAGCGGGTACGTACGGGCTGTTTACAATTCCAGGCAAAACCAGCTGGGAAGTAATGCTTTCTAAAGACCTTGATCTGGGTGCTAATGTGGGAGATTATAAAAAAGAAAACGAAGTCGTACGGGTTCAAGTGAAACCTACTACATTGGCCAACAAAGTAGAAACTTTTACGATCAACATAGCTGATATCCTGCCAAGCTCGGCAGTGCTGGAAATTATGTGGGATAAAACCCGCGTTCCTGTAGCCATTACCGCCGATATTGATCAGACTATCGTGAAGAATATCGAGGCTTCGTTGGCATCTGATAAACCGGCTTATTTTGAGGCCGCCAGCTATTATTATGATACGAATCGGGATTTGAAACAGGCATTAGGCTGGGTAACCAAAGCAACGGAACAAAACCCGAAAGCATTCTGGGTGATGTTGCTGAAAGCCCGGATTGAACTGAAATTAAAAGAAAAATCCAGTGCAATTGCCAGTGCTGAGAAAACGGTTGCGCTGGCGACTGAAGCAAAAAATGCAGATTACGTAAAAATGGCAAATGACCTCATTGCTACTGCTAAAAAGTAA
- a CDS encoding M23 family metallopeptidase → MIRLFTLIGLTFLLFVSASAQSPIEVFYEKDNLGAYAFSCRNSSYCPYTITITFTELNGLRSSAILPYQTDVMPGQQSLFKLQPQPNQSTSFRYNVSSIKGCKRPKIDTALVYLLPVSPGKRVSTTELAYLGKLYAGQAEPKDWYSLAIKMNSGDTVFAARRGRVSAVRSDAVPTGAHLGFNRDDNMVEVNHADCSFATYTVFRPKSIFVVPGQFVEAGTPLGIVGGENYDYGPHVRFTVHYNYEAAIIKNGKLTDEKHYWAYVPVRFWLRDEKQSGRLEPRKPYLSDHPESIIEQEMSKREVKKWQRSHLK, encoded by the coding sequence ATGATACGTCTATTCACGCTCATTGGCTTAACCTTTTTGCTTTTTGTCAGTGCCAGTGCCCAATCGCCCATTGAGGTATTTTACGAAAAAGATAACCTTGGCGCGTATGCCTTTTCCTGTCGAAATTCGAGCTACTGCCCCTACACGATTACCATTACCTTCACCGAATTGAACGGGCTGCGGAGTTCGGCAATACTACCCTATCAGACAGATGTCATGCCGGGGCAGCAGTCGCTTTTCAAGCTTCAACCTCAACCCAATCAATCCACTTCGTTTCGGTATAACGTCAGTTCCATAAAAGGGTGTAAACGACCTAAAATAGATACGGCCCTGGTGTATCTGCTACCGGTGAGTCCTGGCAAACGAGTTAGTACTACCGAATTAGCTTATCTGGGCAAGCTCTACGCCGGTCAGGCAGAACCCAAAGACTGGTATTCACTGGCCATTAAAATGAATAGCGGAGATACGGTGTTTGCGGCCCGTCGGGGAAGGGTATCGGCTGTGCGCAGTGATGCCGTGCCCACGGGGGCTCATCTAGGATTTAACCGCGACGACAACATGGTGGAGGTCAATCATGCCGACTGTAGCTTTGCCACCTACACCGTTTTCCGGCCAAAAAGTATTTTCGTCGTACCGGGTCAGTTTGTTGAAGCGGGAACCCCATTGGGTATCGTTGGGGGCGAAAACTACGATTATGGGCCGCACGTGCGTTTTACGGTGCATTATAATTACGAAGCTGCTATAATCAAAAACGGTAAGCTAACCGATGAGAAGCATTATTGGGCCTACGTACCCGTTCGATTCTGGCTCAGGGACGAGAAGCAATCGGGCCGGTTAGAACCCCGAAAGCCATACCTGTCCGATCATCCTGAATCAATTATTGAACAGGAAATGAGTAAACGGGAAGTGAAGAAGTGGCAGAGGAGCCACCTAAAATGA